A window of the Tursiops truncatus isolate mTurTru1 chromosome 14, mTurTru1.mat.Y, whole genome shotgun sequence genome harbors these coding sequences:
- the ANKRD53 gene encoding ankyrin repeat domain-containing protein 53, translating into MQLAEKVSARCGDSAARQPSSVSLAEVWDQRAIGSYHELFAASLGNLEWLRFCLNRHRGKIPADDKGFTAIHFAAQSGKLACLRVLVEEYEFPADLPTNNGQTPLHLVIRRDNKTTALPCIHYLIKQGAALNTQTCNGSTPLHLAAREGLLSCVKVLVQKGANVHAQDAMGCKPIDYCKIWNHRICARFLKDAMWKQDKKDFAHEMGKLKRLKNQLALMEEDYLTEYQKEHQILREAAFKKWLQRKLPPQGPSPSRDTQGEPRPPPQATVLSKTPRHGALRPPKSFYPSQEARLRQALQPSQPSVMPIPTCKQLMVRRPKVWNLSNSPVRSPAAQIGYPQGTRLGVHPDPRPEHDFRCFLEVRSDGHGGALLRTVAGNQVAPVPRLPLEVIIRELYPSLQPCRMKVPQGFCSVTIREVPRKRRLGDGTFWTDTLSMNLRETFDEGFLAAVRAHQGLPTLPSPKPPPT; encoded by the exons ATGCAGCTGGCGGAGAAGGTGTCAGCCAGGTGCGGCGACTCGGCGGCCCGGCAGCCCAG CTCCGTGAGTCTCGCCGAGGTGTGGGACCAGAGGGCGATCGGGAGCTACCACGAGCTGTTCGCGGCCTCGTTGGGCAACCTGGAATGGTTGCGGTTCTGTCTAAATCGGCACCGGGGGAAAATCCCGGCCGATGACAAG GGTTTCACTGCCATCCACTTTGCAGCCCAGAGCGGCAAGCTTGCATGCCTGCGGGTCTTGGTAGAGGAGTACGAGTTTCCCGCGGACCTGCCCACCAACAATGGCCAGACACCTCTACACCTTGTCATCCGCAGAGACAACAAGACCACGGCCCTGCCCTGCATTCACTATCTGATAAAGCAAGGGGCGGCCCTCAACAC TCAGACATGCAACGGCTCCACACCCCTGCACCTGGCAGCCCGCGAGGGCCTGCTGAGCTGTGTGAAGGTCCTGGTGCAGAAAGGTGCCAATGTTCATGCCCAAGATGCCATGGGCTGCAAGCCCATCGACTACTGCAAAATATGGAACCACCGCATCTGTGCCCG GTTCTTGAAGGATGCCATGTGGAAACAGGACAAGAAGGACTTTGCCCatgagatggggaaactgaagagGCTCAAGAACCAGCTGGCCCTCATGGAGGAGGACTACCTGACTGAGTATCAA AAAGAGCACCAAATTCTGAGAGAAGCTGCTTTCAAGAAGTGGCTCCAACGCAAGCTGCCGCCCCAAGGCCCATCCCCCAGCCGCGACACTCAGGGAGAGCCCCGTCCTCCACCCCAGGCCACCGTGCTCTCCAAGACCCCCAGGCACGGGGCACTGCGGCCTCCCAAGAGCTTCTACCCCTCCCAAGAGGCGCGCCTGCGGCAGGCACTGCAGCCCAGTCAGCCCTCGGTGATGCCTATACCCACCTGCAAGCAGCTCATGGTCAGGCGGCCCAAGGTGTGGAATCTCAGCAACAGCCCTGTCAGGTCCCCCGCCGCCCAGATTGGCTACCCGCAGGGCACCCGCCTGGGCGTGCATCCCGACCCCAGGCCGGAGCACGACTTCCGCTGCTTCCTCGAGGTGAGGTCCGACGGGCACGGCGGTGCGCTCCTGCGCACGGTGGCCGGCAACCAGGTGGCGCCTGTGCCCCGGCTGCCTTTAGAGGTGATAATCCGTGAGCTGTACCCGTCGCTGCAGCCGTGCAGGATGAAGGTACCCCAGGGCTTCTGTTCTGTCACCATAAGAGAGGTGCCCCGGAAGCGGCGCCTGGGCGATGGCACCTTCTGGACCGACACTCTGAGCATGAACCTGCGAGAGACGTTTGACGAAGGCTTCCTGGCAGCCGTGCGAGCCCATCAAGGGCTCCCCACTCTGCCCTCCCCCAAACCACCCCCCACTTAA
- the TEX261 gene encoding protein TEX261, whose product MWFMYVLSWLSLFIQVAFITLAVAAGLYYLAELIEEYTVATSRIIKYMIWFSTAVLIGLYVFERFPTYMIGVGLFTNLVYFGLLQTFPFIMLTSPNFILSCGLVVVNHYLAFQFFAEEYYPFSEVLAYFTFCLWIIPFAFFVSLSAGENVLPSTMQPGDDVVSNYFTKGKRGKRLGILVVFSFIKEAILPSRQKMY is encoded by the exons ATGTGGTTCATGTATGTGCTGAGCTGGCTGTCGCTTTTCATCCAGGTGGCCTTCATCACGCTGGCCGTCG CGGCCGGACTCTATTACCTGGCAGAATTGATAGAAGAATACACAGTGGCCACCAGCAGGATCATAAAATACATGATCTGG TTCTCCACAGCTGTGCTGATTGGCCTCTACGTTTTTGAGCGCTTCCCCACCTACATGATTGGTGTGGGCCTCTTCACCAACCTTGTCTACTTTGGCCTCCTCCAGACCTTCCCCTTCATCATGCTGACCTCGCCTAACTTCATCCTGTCGTGCG GGCTAGTGGTGGTGAATCATTACCTAGCATTTCAGTTTTTTGCAGAGGAATATTATCCCTTCTCAGAG GTCCTGGCCTATTTCACTTTCTGTCTGTGGATAATCCCGTTTGCGTTCTTTGTGTCACTGTCGGCTGGGGAGAACGTCCTGCCCTCCACCATGCAGCCTGGAG ATGACGTGGTCTCCAATTACTTCACCAAAGGCAAGCGGGGCAAACGCTTAGGGATCCTGGTTGTCTTCTCCTTCATCAAAGAGGCCATTCTACCCAGTCGGCAGAAGATGTACTGA